One genomic window of Gossypium hirsutum isolate 1008001.06 chromosome D11, Gossypium_hirsutum_v2.1, whole genome shotgun sequence includes the following:
- the LOC107913225 gene encoding SUMO-conjugating enzyme SCE1 isoform X1: protein MSGGIARGRLAEERKAWRKNHPHVRGGFVAKPETLPDGTVNLMVWHCTIPGKAGTDWEGGYFPLTLHFSEDYPSKPPKCKFPQGFFHPNVYPSGTVCLSILNEDSGWRPAITVKQILIGIQDLLDAPNPADPAQTEGYHLFIQDANEYKRRVRQQAKQYPPLV from the exons ATGTCGGGAGGAATAGCGCGTGGTCGACTCGCCGAGGAACGTAAGGCATGGAGGAAGAACCATCCCCATGTCCGTGGA ggttttgttgCGAAACCAGAGACGTTGCCTGATGGAACGGTCAATTTGATGGTGTGGCATTGCACGATCCCTGGTAAAGCAGGA ACTGATTGGGAGGGTGGCTACTTCCCGCTCACGCTCCATTTCAGTGAAGATTATCCCAGCAAGCCTCCAAAGTGTAAATTTCCCCAGGGCTTTTTCCACCCAAATGTTTATCCATCTGGTACTGTTTGCCTTTCAATCCTAAATGAGGATAGT GGTTGGAGACCAGCCATAACTGTGAAGCAGATTCTTATTGGAATCCAAGATCTTCTGGATGCTCCAAACCCTGCTGATCCTGCTCAAACTGAAGGGTATCACCTCTTCATCCAG GATGCTAATGAATATAAGAGAAGGGTTCGCCAGCAAGCCAAGCAATACCCACCTCTGGTCTAG
- the LOC107913225 gene encoding SUMO-conjugating enzyme SCE1 isoform X2, producing MSGGIARGRLAEERKAWRKNHPHGFVAKPETLPDGTVNLMVWHCTIPGKAGTDWEGGYFPLTLHFSEDYPSKPPKCKFPQGFFHPNVYPSGTVCLSILNEDSGWRPAITVKQILIGIQDLLDAPNPADPAQTEGYHLFIQDANEYKRRVRQQAKQYPPLV from the exons ATGTCGGGAGGAATAGCGCGTGGTCGACTCGCCGAGGAACGTAAGGCATGGAGGAAGAACCATCCCCAT ggttttgttgCGAAACCAGAGACGTTGCCTGATGGAACGGTCAATTTGATGGTGTGGCATTGCACGATCCCTGGTAAAGCAGGA ACTGATTGGGAGGGTGGCTACTTCCCGCTCACGCTCCATTTCAGTGAAGATTATCCCAGCAAGCCTCCAAAGTGTAAATTTCCCCAGGGCTTTTTCCACCCAAATGTTTATCCATCTGGTACTGTTTGCCTTTCAATCCTAAATGAGGATAGT GGTTGGAGACCAGCCATAACTGTGAAGCAGATTCTTATTGGAATCCAAGATCTTCTGGATGCTCCAAACCCTGCTGATCCTGCTCAAACTGAAGGGTATCACCTCTTCATCCAG GATGCTAATGAATATAAGAGAAGGGTTCGCCAGCAAGCCAAGCAATACCCACCTCTGGTCTAG